The Chloroflexota bacterium genome includes a window with the following:
- a CDS encoding molybdenum cofactor guanylyltransferase, whose protein sequence is MEISSIVLAGGKSSRLGHDKVFKTVGDRLLLELVVNSVAPLSQEIILVAASKNALVQSAKYPGLRAVTDVFPGKGPLGGIYTGLLASTSFYNLVVASDMPFLNPALLHYMTKVSADFDIVVTRVGELVEPLHAVYAKSCLESIEHLLKHNELSVRRLFSMVRTRYVEADEIERFDPDHLSFFNVNTQGDLQKAEEIARGMER, encoded by the coding sequence TTGGAAATTAGCAGTATTGTTCTTGCCGGCGGCAAGAGTTCACGTCTCGGGCACGATAAGGTTTTTAAAACTGTTGGCGACCGACTTTTGCTGGAATTGGTAGTAAATTCCGTAGCTCCCCTTTCTCAGGAGATAATACTGGTAGCCGCTAGTAAAAACGCATTAGTCCAATCGGCTAAATATCCCGGGTTAAGGGCAGTAACCGATGTCTTTCCAGGCAAAGGTCCATTGGGTGGTATTTACACCGGTTTACTTGCCTCCACCTCGTTCTATAACCTTGTCGTCGCCTCGGATATGCCTTTCTTAAACCCGGCGCTGTTACACTATATGACAAAAGTTTCGGCTGATTTCGACATCGTGGTAACCAGAGTCGGTGAGCTGGTAGAACCGCTGCATGCCGTTTATGCCAAGAGCTGTCTCGAATCCATCGAGCATCTGCTCAAGCACAATGAACTATCGGTGCGCCGGCTCTTCTCCATGGTCCGAACCCGATATGTAGAAGCTGATGAAATTGAGCGGTTTGACCCCGACCACCTCAGTTTCTTCAATGTCAATACCCAGGGCGACCTCCAGAAGGCAGAAGAAATCGCCCGAGGAATGGAACGATGA